Proteins encoded together in one Bombyx mori chromosome 24, ASM3026992v2 window:
- the LOC101745787 gene encoding uncharacterized protein LOC101745787, translated as MRSISNTSKSLRNTYGELANYASVKINSDVADKSDSIFFVVPKEPGFDSHRVINDIINANRHGFSHEVDHPQNVPNYFTDDNVKHNTESANDDAAYILYHLLRNTNNNYHSDFKEAKDSLRSALRDQCQKVKRCVLQCQKNQIDCPVICKESYDEFNICAS; from the exons ATGCGTTCCATTTCGAACACTTCGAAGAGTTTACGA AACACTTACGGCGAGCTCGCGAATTATGCTTCAGTGAAAATTAATTCTGACGTGGCCGATAAAAGcgattcaatattttttgttgtaccAAAGGAACCTGGGTTTGACTCGCATCGCGTCATTAATGATATCATAAATGCGAATAGACACGGTTTCAGTCATGAAGTCGATCATCCGCAGAACGTACCTAATTATTTTACAGACGATAACGTTAAACACAACACCGAATCTGCAAATGACGATGCTGCATATATACTTTATCATCTTCTTAGG AATACCAACAACAACTACCATTCCGATTTCAAAGAGGCGAAAGACAGCCTTCGTTCTGCTCTCAGAGACCAATGCCAGAAAGTAAAACGCTGCGTCCTACAATGTCAAAAGAATCAGATAGATTGCCCTGTTATCTGCAAAGAAAGTTACGACGAATTCAACATTTGCGCATCGTAG
- the LOC110385307 gene encoding uncharacterized protein LOC110385307 isoform X2, with amino-acid sequence MHVLPTAIQPRRVPNTHGELANVASVKINSDDKSDSIFFVVPKEPGFDSHLSSDITYVVKDSDDYEYDFEDRYRSDSNNEKEDFVINDIINANRHGFSHEVDHPKNVPNYFTVDNVKHNTESANDDAAYILYHLLRNTNNNDHSDFKEAKDSLRSALRARCQKVEHCVRKCQKKQIDCPINCKESYDEFNICPSEKPKGCKKTKCGRTLPPNWL; translated from the exons ATGCACGTACTGCCAACCGCAATCCAGCCTCGCCGTGTTCCG AACACACACGGCGAACTCGCGAATGTTGCTTCAGTGAAAATTAATTCTGACGATAAAAGcgattcaatattttttgttgtaccAAAGGAACCTGGGTTTGACTCACATTTGAGCAGTGATATAACATATGTAGTCAAGGACTCGGATGACTACGAATATGATTTCGAGGACAGATATAGATCAGATTCGAATAATGAGAAAGAAGATTTCGTCATTAATGATATCATAAATGCGAATAGACACGGTTTCAGTCATGAAGTCGATCATCCGAAGAACGTACCTAATTATTTTACAGTCGATAACGTTAAACACAACACCGAATCTGCAAATGACGATGCTGCATATATACTTTATCATCTTCTTAGG AATACCAACAACAACGACCATTCCGATTTCAAGGAAGCGAAAGACAGCCTTCGTTCTGCTCTCAGAGCCCGATGCCAGAAAGTAGAACACTGCGTCCGAAAATGTCAAAAGAAACAGATAGATTGCCCTATTAACTGCAAAGAAAGTTACGACGAATTTAACATTTGCCCATCGGAGAAACCAAAAGGATGCAAAAAAACGAAATGCGGAAGGACTTTGCCACCAAATTGGTTGTAA
- the LOC110385307 gene encoding uncharacterized protein LOC110385307 isoform X1: MLGPCSCVLVLLSAGLAKNTHGELANVASVKINSDDKSDSIFFVVPKEPGFDSHLSSDITYVVKDSDDYEYDFEDRYRSDSNNEKEDFVINDIINANRHGFSHEVDHPKNVPNYFTVDNVKHNTESANDDAAYILYHLLRNTNNNDHSDFKEAKDSLRSALRARCQKVEHCVRKCQKKQIDCPINCKESYDEFNICPSEKPKGCKKTKCGRTLPPNWL; the protein is encoded by the exons ATGTTGGGCCCGTGCAGTTGTGTTCTCGTGCTTTTGTCCGCGGGACTGGCTAAA AACACACACGGCGAACTCGCGAATGTTGCTTCAGTGAAAATTAATTCTGACGATAAAAGcgattcaatattttttgttgtaccAAAGGAACCTGGGTTTGACTCACATTTGAGCAGTGATATAACATATGTAGTCAAGGACTCGGATGACTACGAATATGATTTCGAGGACAGATATAGATCAGATTCGAATAATGAGAAAGAAGATTTCGTCATTAATGATATCATAAATGCGAATAGACACGGTTTCAGTCATGAAGTCGATCATCCGAAGAACGTACCTAATTATTTTACAGTCGATAACGTTAAACACAACACCGAATCTGCAAATGACGATGCTGCATATATACTTTATCATCTTCTTAGG AATACCAACAACAACGACCATTCCGATTTCAAGGAAGCGAAAGACAGCCTTCGTTCTGCTCTCAGAGCCCGATGCCAGAAAGTAGAACACTGCGTCCGAAAATGTCAAAAGAAACAGATAGATTGCCCTATTAACTGCAAAGAAAGTTACGACGAATTTAACATTTGCCCATCGGAGAAACCAAAAGGATGCAAAAAAACGAAATGCGGAAGGACTTTGCCACCAAATTGGTTGTAA